From the Triticum urartu cultivar G1812 chromosome 4, Tu2.1, whole genome shotgun sequence genome, the window AGTGAGAGGCCTCACCTAGCGATTATATTAATTATAGAAAGAATCGGCTGGCAAGGTCAGCTCCTCTTCGGGTTCagcggccggggcggcggcgagcaCCAATTGAATAGGACGCGAGATAGTATGAAAACTGAAAATTGTGTGGAAAGAAACGTAAAGATGATTGCTCGACGGCGGCGAGCCACCGGCATCGACATCGAGGTGTGTTCTTCAGCCGCGAAACGGATGGACATTTGAGATGGCGTACCAGCCTCTGTGAGCTGCAGCAGAACTGGATCTAAGACAGAAGATGGAGAAGCCATATGACATGATCTTCCAACTCACAATAATATGTACAGCGACTCATTGCTAATATCATAGAACCAAAACACCACGCTGTCTCAACAACAGAAATGGCAGACTGTCTCAACAGCAAAAGAGGAGAGAGTTTACAACCATGGTGACTAGAGCACACAGATCTGACAACCTACAATCCTCTAGATAtttttgttgttttcttcttggcgatgatgcctcatgctttttttgttcttttttgtTGATTGCATCCGGGATGCGCAGATCTCAGGCGATGAGATCGCGGATCTCAGATACATCAATGGCAGAAGCACTGCAACTCAAGAACATGCATACATACTcgctagtagtagtagtagtcttCTTGGTCGGGAGCGGCGCCGGGGAGGGTTCTCATCACACGCGGACGGAGGCCAGGGAGAAGACGAAGCCGGCGAACTGCGGCGGAGGGCGCACCACGGTCCAGTTCTTGGACTTGACGTCGAATACCCACAGCGCgtgcccgccgccgcctccctcggaCTCGATGGCGCCGGTGACCACCACGCGCtcgccgccgccgacggcgaCCGCGCGCGCCGTGCCGGCCTTGAGACCAGGCGGGTAAGGGCCCACCTCGAGCCAGCCCCGGCGCTCCCCGCGCCACTCCATCACGGCCGTGCCCTCGATGCACCACACGCGGCCGCGCACCACCACGTGAGCCGCCGACGGCGGGGCGCGCACGCGCTCCAGGCGGCGCCACTCGCGGGTCGCCGGATCGAACCACTCGGCGTCCCGCTCGAACCCTCCCTGGCGCCCCGTGCGGTACCCGCTCACGGCGAGGAACCGGTCGCCGGCGACGGTGGCCATGCCGTCGCACTCGTCGCGCTCCTCCGACATGTCCGGCAGCGGGTCCCAGCCGTCGGCCTCAGCGTCGTACGCCTCCGCCGTCTTGAGCGCGTTCTTGAGCTTGTCGTGCCCGCCGGCGACATAGATCTTGCCGCCCGCCTCGGCGCAGGCGAAGAAGGAGCGCGCGGACCGCATCGGCGCGCCGCGGCGCCAGACGCCGGTGGCGGCGTCCAGCACGTTGACGTCCGCCACGGGCTCGAAGGTCTTGGGGTCCCAGCCGCCCATCACGGCGACGCGGGTGCCCACGGCCGCGCACTGGGCGAACATCGGCACCGGCGGGGCGGAGCTCTCGCGGTGCCACTCCCCGGTGGTGACGTTGTACACGGCCACGCCGTACGCCGGGGCGTTCTCGGGCGCCCCGTCGTCCCCGGCCACCGGGTTACCAAACTGCATGAGAAAGACCAGATCCTCGTTGGCTCCGGCCTCGGCGCGCGCCAGGGCGAActccggggcggcggcggcgctccgcCAGCCGCGGCACACGCGGCGCATCGAGCGGTAGGACCCGTGCGGGACGCGCGCCAGGCAGTCGACGGCGACGTCGTCGGGCATCCCCGGGATGAGCTCGACGTGGTCGGCCTCCCACTCTTGGACACGGCTCTTTGGGTTCATCATTCTTGTGACTTTGTGTGAGCTTTGCTTCTGGTTCTGGATGCCTCTCTCCGTCCATGGGAGAGGGCATAAATAGAAGGCTGGCGGAGCTACGGGACACGCACATTGATTGGCCCCTATGTGACAGCTGGTAAGCAAATAAAAAAAAGGCGACAACTTGATGTTAAAGCAATTGCAAGCGGCTGTTTTTCTGCCGGATTTGTGTGCGGTTTCTTCTTCGTGGAGAAGCTTGATGCATGTGTTGTTTAAAGTGATACTCTAACTGATTGCCCTTTCAATAATTGGAGGATGTATCTGTGTCCTGGGGGTGACTTTTTGATTGAttgtctttttttttcttttttgagttGATGATTTATTGTATTGATCACAACGAAACCGAGATGAGATCTGTAAAATTTGATCCTTTATATTGAGAATGAGTTAATACCAAAGTTGATGTCGACCGCTAAGTGCAAACCATTGGTGTGTAGTTTTATAATGGATAAGTAGAAGACTCGATGCGAAACATGCCGAAGTCTTCTTTGTTTATAGCCTTCTGATTTTAGAGTGAGAAAACCTATTGA encodes:
- the LOC125550715 gene encoding F-box/kelch-repeat protein At2g44130-like, translated to MMNPKSRVQEWEADHVELIPGMPDDVAVDCLARVPHGSYRSMRRVCRGWRSAAAAPEFALARAEAGANEDLVFLMQFGNPVAGDDGAPENAPAYGVAVYNVTTGEWHRESSAPPVPMFAQCAAVGTRVAVMGGWDPKTFEPVADVNVLDAATGVWRRGAPMRSARSFFACAEAGGKIYVAGGHDKLKNALKTAEAYDAEADGWDPLPDMSEERDECDGMATVAGDRFLAVSGYRTGRQGGFERDAEWFDPATREWRRLERVRAPPSAAHVVVRGRVWCIEGTAVMEWRGERRGWLEVGPYPPGLKAGTARAVAVGGGERVVVTGAIESEGGGGGHALWVFDVKSKNWTVVRPPPQFAGFVFSLASVRV